A window of the Salmo trutta chromosome 25, fSalTru1.1, whole genome shotgun sequence genome harbors these coding sequences:
- the LOC115162652 gene encoding MAPK/MAK/MRK overlapping kinase isoform X1 yields MLPGDGHPLLHGSVSRYKLTVDLGHCCTKCVLFVSYRIIMYYTNWLVGVKNRACIRKANKTHSIDWKSFMDIYNNTTLYNRNRSELILSKLLWKKDYKIIKKIGEGTFSEVVKAQSLKDGKYYACKTMKQSLSSLEQANNLREVQAMKKLNPHPNIIQLHELIFDKESGTLSLVCELMEMNIYEYIRGRQQPLPESKIRHYMYQLCKSLDHMHSNGIFHRDVKPENILIKHDVLKLGDFGSCRSLHSKPPYTEYISTRWYRAPECLLTDGYYSHKMDMWSVGCVFYEIISLSPLFPGTNELDQVTKIHDVLGTPDSSLLQKFRQSRAMRFDFPPRKGSGISRLIPNCSAPSLSLLYQMLAYDPEERIGSRAALQHAYFRELRLAERRADSLHRAIGTVEGGQSSGTPNSVDHVWRMARQGRRQHNIKHVAEPRIRRNAQHYPVELPKLNVVVPAPQITYPVSTVPALTITHRGSPLPVITSKKCHLRLAKPRDESYRSAFKTYYMPPLDRKRGGY; encoded by the exons ATGCTGCCAGGTGATGGTCACCCGCTGCTACATGGGAGTGTTTCAAGATACAAATTAACGGTAGATTTGGGGCATTGTTGTACTAAATGCGTTCTCTTCGTCAGCTATCGTATAATTATGTATTACACAAATTGGCTTGTTGGTGTGAAAAATAGAGCATGCATTCGCAAAGCAAACAAAACGCATAGTATCGACTGGAAAAGCTTCATGGACATATATAACAATACAACGTTGTACAATCGAAATAGATCTGAGCTCATTTTAAGCAAGCTTCTTTGGAAAAAAG ATTACAAGATAATCAAGAAAATTGGAGAAGGGACATTTTCAGAAGTGGTGAAGGCTCAAAGCCTGAAAGATGGAAAATATTATGCTTGTAAAACGATGAAGCAGTCACTCAGCAG CCTGGAACAGGCCAACAACCTGCGAGAAGTCCAGGCCATGAAGAAACTGAACCCTCACCCCAACATCATTCAGCTGCATGAATTGATATT TGACAAAGAATCAGGGACGCTGTCCTTGGTATGTGAGCTGATGGAGATGAACATCTATGAGTACATACGAG GGAGGCAACAACCTTTGCCAGAAAGTAAAATCAGACACTACATGTATCAACTTTGCAAGTCACTTGATCACATGCATAG CAATGGGATCTTCCACCGTGATGTTAAGCCAGAGAACATTCTAATCAAA CATGATGTGCTCAAACTTGGAGACTTTGGCTCGTGCAGGAGTTTGCACTCCAAGCCCCCTTACACAGAGTACATCTCCACCCGCTGGTACAGAGCCCCAGAGTGCCTCCTCACAGACGGCTATTACTCACACAAGATGGACATGTGGAGTGTAGGATGTGTTTTCTACGAGATCATCAG TCTCAGCCCTCTGTTTCCGGGTACCAACGAGTTGGATCAGGTGACCAAGATCCATGATGTTTTGGGTACACCTGACAGCAGTCTTCTTCAAAAATTCAGGCA GTCTAGGGCGATGCGTTTTGACTTCCCTCCACGGAAGGGCAGTGGGATCTCTCGGCTCATCCCAAACTGTTCTGCGCCCAGTCTGTCATTGCTCTACCAGATGCTGGCCTACGACCCAGAGGAGCGCATTGGCTCACGAGCGGCGCTACAGCACGCCTATTTTAGAGAGCTACG GCTGGCAGAGAGGAGAGCTGATAGTCTGCACAGGGCCATTGGGACTGTAGAGGGAGGACAGAGCAGTGGGACCCCCAACTCTGTGGATCACGTGTGGCGCATGGCCAGACAGGGCAGGAGGCAG CACAACATAAAGCATGTTGCCGAGCCTCGGATCAGACGCAACGCCCAACATTATCCAGTGGAATTACCAAAGCTCAATGTGGTAGTGCCTGCACCCCAGATCACCTACCCTGTTTCCACAGTGCCAGCTCTTACCATCACTCACCGTGGGTCCCCCCTTCCAGTCATCACGTCAAAAAAGTGCCACTTGCGGTTGGCTAAG CCAAGGGATGAGTCCTACCGCTCTGCTTTCAAGACCTACTACATGCCTCCTTTGGACAGGAAACGTGGTGGCTACTGA
- the LOC115162652 gene encoding MAPK/MAK/MRK overlapping kinase isoform X2 produces MDNYKIIKKIGEGTFSEVVKAQSLKDGKYYACKTMKQSLSSLEQANNLREVQAMKKLNPHPNIIQLHELIFDKESGTLSLVCELMEMNIYEYIRGRQQPLPESKIRHYMYQLCKSLDHMHSNGIFHRDVKPENILIKHDVLKLGDFGSCRSLHSKPPYTEYISTRWYRAPECLLTDGYYSHKMDMWSVGCVFYEIISLSPLFPGTNELDQVTKIHDVLGTPDSSLLQKFRQSRAMRFDFPPRKGSGISRLIPNCSAPSLSLLYQMLAYDPEERIGSRAALQHAYFRELRLAERRADSLHRAIGTVEGGQSSGTPNSVDHVWRMARQGRRQHNIKHVAEPRIRRNAQHYPVELPKLNVVVPAPQITYPVSTVPALTITHRGSPLPVITSKKCHLRLAKPRDESYRSAFKTYYMPPLDRKRGGY; encoded by the exons ATGGATA ATTACAAGATAATCAAGAAAATTGGAGAAGGGACATTTTCAGAAGTGGTGAAGGCTCAAAGCCTGAAAGATGGAAAATATTATGCTTGTAAAACGATGAAGCAGTCACTCAGCAG CCTGGAACAGGCCAACAACCTGCGAGAAGTCCAGGCCATGAAGAAACTGAACCCTCACCCCAACATCATTCAGCTGCATGAATTGATATT TGACAAAGAATCAGGGACGCTGTCCTTGGTATGTGAGCTGATGGAGATGAACATCTATGAGTACATACGAG GGAGGCAACAACCTTTGCCAGAAAGTAAAATCAGACACTACATGTATCAACTTTGCAAGTCACTTGATCACATGCATAG CAATGGGATCTTCCACCGTGATGTTAAGCCAGAGAACATTCTAATCAAA CATGATGTGCTCAAACTTGGAGACTTTGGCTCGTGCAGGAGTTTGCACTCCAAGCCCCCTTACACAGAGTACATCTCCACCCGCTGGTACAGAGCCCCAGAGTGCCTCCTCACAGACGGCTATTACTCACACAAGATGGACATGTGGAGTGTAGGATGTGTTTTCTACGAGATCATCAG TCTCAGCCCTCTGTTTCCGGGTACCAACGAGTTGGATCAGGTGACCAAGATCCATGATGTTTTGGGTACACCTGACAGCAGTCTTCTTCAAAAATTCAGGCA GTCTAGGGCGATGCGTTTTGACTTCCCTCCACGGAAGGGCAGTGGGATCTCTCGGCTCATCCCAAACTGTTCTGCGCCCAGTCTGTCATTGCTCTACCAGATGCTGGCCTACGACCCAGAGGAGCGCATTGGCTCACGAGCGGCGCTACAGCACGCCTATTTTAGAGAGCTACG GCTGGCAGAGAGGAGAGCTGATAGTCTGCACAGGGCCATTGGGACTGTAGAGGGAGGACAGAGCAGTGGGACCCCCAACTCTGTGGATCACGTGTGGCGCATGGCCAGACAGGGCAGGAGGCAG CACAACATAAAGCATGTTGCCGAGCCTCGGATCAGACGCAACGCCCAACATTATCCAGTGGAATTACCAAAGCTCAATGTGGTAGTGCCTGCACCCCAGATCACCTACCCTGTTTCCACAGTGCCAGCTCTTACCATCACTCACCGTGGGTCCCCCCTTCCAGTCATCACGTCAAAAAAGTGCCACTTGCGGTTGGCTAAG CCAAGGGATGAGTCCTACCGCTCTGCTTTCAAGACCTACTACATGCCTCCTTTGGACAGGAAACGTGGTGGCTACTGA